A single genomic interval of Lewinellaceae bacterium harbors:
- a CDS encoding imidazolonepropionase, which yields MPTLLIRNIHRLVLAETSPRPFAAGREMQALPQISNAFLLIEDGRFRAFGPMAECPERAGKTIDAGGGFAFPSWCDSHTHLVFATSREQEFVGRIKGLSYEEIARRGGGILNSAQRLREAPEEELLASALGRIREIESLGTGAVEIKSGYGLTVESELKMLRVIQRLKEKTAMPIKATFLGAHALPPEYKENRKGYLRLIIEEMLPRIAAEGLADYIDAFCEKGFFTVAETEQLMEAGARYGLKAKVHVNQFNSLGAIPACVRQGALSVDHLEVVSDADIESLKGSNTMPTLLPSAPFFLNDPYQPARRLIDAGLPVALASDYNPGSTPSGKMQFVVSLACIKCGMLPEEAIYAATLNGARAMELETEYGSIAVGKVANFFITPPIPSVAYLPYAFGSDLVGKAFLRGEEVGGR from the coding sequence ATGCCCACCCTCCTCATCCGCAACATCCATCGCCTGGTGCTGGCAGAAACCTCTCCCCGCCCCTTCGCAGCGGGCCGCGAGATGCAGGCCCTGCCCCAGATAAGCAATGCATTCCTCCTCATCGAAGACGGCCGCTTCCGCGCCTTCGGGCCAATGGCCGAATGCCCGGAGCGGGCCGGCAAAACCATTGACGCAGGCGGCGGGTTCGCCTTTCCCAGCTGGTGCGATTCGCATACCCACCTCGTCTTTGCCACCAGCCGGGAGCAGGAGTTTGTCGGTCGGATCAAGGGCCTGAGTTATGAAGAAATTGCCCGGCGGGGTGGAGGCATCCTCAATTCCGCGCAAAGGCTGCGGGAAGCGCCGGAGGAAGAACTGCTGGCCTCCGCCCTCGGCCGCATCCGGGAGATCGAATCGCTGGGCACAGGGGCGGTGGAGATCAAAAGCGGCTACGGCCTGACGGTGGAGAGCGAGCTGAAGATGCTCCGGGTGATCCAGCGCCTGAAGGAAAAAACCGCCATGCCGATCAAGGCGACCTTCCTGGGGGCGCACGCCCTGCCGCCGGAATATAAGGAGAATCGCAAGGGGTACCTCCGCCTGATCATCGAAGAAATGCTGCCGCGCATCGCCGCCGAGGGGCTGGCCGATTACATCGACGCCTTCTGCGAGAAGGGCTTCTTCACGGTTGCCGAAACGGAGCAACTGATGGAAGCCGGCGCCCGGTACGGCCTGAAGGCTAAAGTGCACGTCAACCAGTTCAACAGCCTGGGCGCTATCCCTGCCTGCGTGCGGCAGGGTGCTCTCTCGGTCGATCACCTGGAAGTGGTGAGCGATGCGGATATCGAAAGCCTGAAGGGGAGCAATACCATGCCCACCCTGCTGCCCTCGGCGCCTTTTTTCCTCAACGACCCCTACCAGCCCGCCCGCCGGCTGATCGACGCCGGGCTGCCCGTCGCCCTGGCTTCGGATTACAACCCGGGCTCTACGCCGTCGGGAAAGATGCAGTTTGTGGTGTCGCTGGCTTGCATTAAATGCGGGATGCTGCCGGAGGAAGCCATTTACGCCGCCACCCTCAACGGCGCGAGAGCCATGGAACTGGAAACGGAGTACGGCAGCATTGCGGTGGGCAAGGTGGCCAATTTTTTTATCACGCCGCCGATTCCTTCGGTGGCGTATCTGCCGTATGCTTTTGGGAGCGACCTGGTGGGGAAGGCGTTTTTGAGAGGGGAGGAGGTTGGAGGAAGATAA
- a CDS encoding thioredoxin family protein yields the protein MKYLTALGIILLPLTFFAYPNPPVHFLEGNLAEVRQMAAREGKLYFIHFAADWCMPCQWMEQHTFRDTSLAIFLERNFFALRADVDRQDGQALKKQYGVRILPSLLVFSAQGQLLGRHEGAMEPEALLAQLKAYRLPGTAPKEEGILSSPKPTFALSRPALIPDVEAAAPAAVRLSRPSSAPAYNPASPAGRMQGGVCFTIQVGVFSSYNNAIRHCAALEAKVGHRTEIAPGSFDGQSQYKVFLGQFARQQEAEACLQGLRSKNIDGFVKIIDK from the coding sequence ATGAAATATCTGACGGCACTGGGGATAATACTGCTGCCCCTTACCTTTTTCGCCTACCCCAACCCGCCCGTTCATTTCCTGGAGGGCAACCTGGCCGAAGTGCGGCAGATGGCCGCCAGGGAAGGCAAATTGTACTTTATTCACTTCGCTGCCGATTGGTGCATGCCCTGCCAGTGGATGGAACAACACACCTTCCGGGATACTTCCCTCGCCATTTTTCTGGAACGAAATTTCTTTGCCCTGCGTGCCGATGTGGACCGGCAGGATGGGCAGGCCCTGAAAAAGCAGTACGGCGTTCGCATCTTGCCGTCACTGCTGGTGTTCAGCGCTCAGGGGCAACTGCTGGGGCGCCATGAGGGGGCTATGGAGCCGGAAGCGCTGCTGGCGCAACTAAAGGCTTATCGCCTGCCCGGAACCGCTCCGAAGGAGGAAGGCATCCTTTCCAGCCCAAAGCCTACCTTCGCCTTGTCGCGCCCGGCGCTCATTCCGGATGTTGAGGCGGCAGCCCCGGCGGCAGTACGCCTCTCCCGGCCTTCATCGGCCCCGGCGTATAATCCGGCAAGCCCCGCCGGCCGCATGCAGGGAGGCGTTTGCTTCACCATTCAGGTGGGCGTTTTTTCGTCCTACAACAATGCCATCCGGCATTGCGCAGCCCTGGAAGCAAAGGTGGGCCACAGAACTGAAATAGCGCCGGGCAGTTTCGATGGCCAGAGCCAGTATAAGGTTTTTTTGGGCCAGTTTGCGCGGCAGCAAGAGGCGGAAGCCTGCCTGCAGGGGTTGCGCAGCAAGAATATCGATGGGTTTGTCAAAATTATTGACAAATAG
- a CDS encoding helix-turn-helix transcriptional regulator, whose translation MNMNLVKQDTSTIFLQQNIRLLRKRLKLSQEEMANRVGLNRGNIASYENGTAEPKICNLLKIANLFGISIIDITQKDLSDKKLLSEASSSYQNLSSNELELMDQFLRRSEELEKVFQSIHTCFLFKAKCMDEEMKDSKEMQMVAMKFEELFDTCQQLMQNHRSLIEFVTCRFGL comes from the coding sequence ATGAATATGAATTTGGTAAAACAGGACACCTCGACAATTTTTTTACAGCAAAACATCCGCCTTCTCCGGAAGCGGCTCAAACTAAGCCAGGAGGAAATGGCCAACCGCGTCGGCCTCAACCGCGGCAATATCGCTTCCTACGAGAATGGGACCGCCGAACCCAAAATCTGCAATCTGTTGAAAATCGCCAACCTTTTCGGCATCTCCATCATCGACATTACGCAGAAGGACCTCTCCGACAAGAAATTGCTGTCCGAAGCGAGCAGCAGCTATCAGAACCTGTCCTCCAATGAGCTGGAACTGATGGACCAGTTCCTGCGCCGATCCGAGGAACTGGAAAAAGTGTTCCAAAGCATCCACACCTGCTTCCTCTTCAAAGCGAAATGCATGGACGAGGAAATGAAAGACTCCAAAGAGATGCAAATGGTTGCCATGAAGTTCGAAGAATTGTTCGATACCTGCCAGCAACTGATGCAGAACCACCGCTCACTCATCGAATTTGTTACCTGCCGCTTCGGGCTGTAG
- a CDS encoding RNA polymerase sigma factor, giving the protein MIYAIQNQIQEQLDSISSSLRAFSLKLTGNMVDAEDLYQDTALRIITNADKYRQGTNFKAWAVTIMRNIFINNYRKKVRRNMIIDQTPNNYYINSGDKLVENDGETNVAFNELMKMVNTLPEDFRRPFMMAYQGYKYDEIAEQLGSPLGTIKSRIFFARKKLQKLYSDAQKERRA; this is encoded by the coding sequence ATGATATATGCAATTCAGAATCAAATTCAGGAACAACTCGACAGCATAAGTAGTTCGCTGAGAGCTTTCTCCCTCAAGCTCACCGGAAACATGGTTGATGCTGAGGACCTCTATCAGGACACGGCCCTGAGGATCATTACCAATGCTGATAAATACAGGCAAGGCACCAACTTCAAAGCCTGGGCGGTAACGATCATGCGCAACATCTTCATCAACAACTATAGAAAGAAGGTGCGCCGCAATATGATCATCGACCAGACTCCGAACAACTACTACATCAACTCCGGCGACAAGCTTGTCGAAAATGACGGAGAAACGAATGTAGCTTTCAATGAGTTGATGAAGATGGTCAATACCCTGCCCGAAGACTTCCGCCGGCCTTTTATGATGGCCTACCAGGGCTACAAGTACGACGAGATCGCCGAGCAGTTGGGCTCTCCCCTGGGCACCATTAAGAGCCGCATCTTCTTTGCTCGCAAAAAGCTGCAGAAGCTATACAGCGATGCTCAGAAAGAGAGGAGGGCTTAA
- a CDS encoding S8 family serine peptidase, whose protein sequence is MSKLTIKSGKGELSLKKSQSLVGLKTSSEKPAEKKDYVESEVHQNLGGFQVVSLKKEGEDIDTRLDEVRQRNEVDVGTHVYYAEGSNKPLIATGNIYITFEEGVGESEQRTVLDEYHLEVVESRSDNRILARVTPQSPNPIKVANMLQQISLVKLAEPDLDTILDEYEFREPTDDLIGQEWHLRNTGGIPGTNYSLRQGADAKVADAWRRLGSLGSERVVVAVIDNGFDINHPDLRTKVFRPFDLWNQSPNLTMGDPRFAHGTPCASVALAVSNGRGIVGAAPNALFMAISGTSFSNLATEQMFDYCIENGADIISCSWGTTDPNFSLGSIKSEAIARAATKGRNGKGCVILFATGNDDLDFVNFYAAHPDVIAVGASTSQDTFASYSNRGREVSIVAPSNGDWPILAARASWDEGISWETGVYKFYRDGRDRGPLYKHFGGTSSSTPLVAGVCALILSANPNLTAREVKEILQSTADKIGAPSEYNGGHSSKYGYGRINADRAVAEALRRQEKQPVPAEVEEKVSSGQGLFRFSVQRHPASGWGVQAGVYKDYGNVLIQAEKLQSQFNQPIIVNINELGGQTVYKVILGAFASLAEAKQLHEKVKAAGISSFPTDLSKLG, encoded by the coding sequence ATGAGCAAATTGACCATCAAAAGCGGCAAAGGCGAACTGAGCCTGAAAAAGAGCCAGTCGCTGGTAGGCCTGAAAACCTCCTCGGAAAAACCGGCTGAAAAAAAAGATTATGTAGAGTCGGAAGTCCACCAGAACCTGGGCGGCTTCCAGGTGGTGAGCCTCAAAAAGGAAGGAGAGGACATTGACACCAGGCTGGATGAAGTCCGCCAGCGAAACGAAGTAGATGTGGGCACCCATGTGTACTACGCCGAGGGCAGCAACAAACCGCTCATCGCCACCGGAAACATTTACATCACCTTCGAAGAAGGGGTGGGCGAAAGCGAACAACGCACCGTGCTGGATGAATACCACCTGGAAGTCGTAGAAAGCAGGAGCGACAACCGCATCCTGGCCAGGGTGACGCCTCAATCGCCCAACCCCATCAAGGTGGCCAATATGCTCCAGCAAATCTCTCTGGTGAAACTGGCTGAGCCCGACCTGGACACCATCCTGGATGAATACGAATTCAGGGAGCCCACCGATGACCTCATCGGACAGGAGTGGCACCTGCGCAATACGGGCGGCATTCCAGGCACCAACTACAGCCTTCGGCAGGGCGCCGACGCCAAAGTGGCCGACGCCTGGCGCCGGCTGGGCAGCCTGGGTTCCGAACGCGTAGTCGTCGCCGTGATCGACAACGGTTTTGACATCAACCACCCCGACCTGAGAACCAAAGTGTTCCGCCCTTTCGACCTATGGAACCAGTCTCCTAACCTGACGATGGGCGACCCGCGCTTCGCCCACGGCACACCCTGCGCCAGCGTAGCGCTGGCCGTCTCCAACGGGCGGGGTATCGTCGGCGCAGCCCCCAATGCCCTATTCATGGCCATCAGCGGAACCTCCTTCAGCAACCTGGCAACGGAGCAGATGTTCGACTACTGCATCGAAAACGGCGCCGACATCATCAGCTGCAGTTGGGGAACCACCGACCCCAATTTTAGCCTTGGCTCTATCAAATCGGAGGCCATTGCCAGGGCCGCCACCAAAGGCCGCAACGGGAAAGGCTGTGTCATCCTCTTTGCCACCGGCAACGACGATCTTGATTTCGTCAATTTCTACGCCGCTCACCCCGATGTGATCGCGGTGGGTGCCTCTACCAGCCAGGATACCTTCGCCAGCTATTCCAATCGCGGAAGAGAGGTTTCGATCGTAGCTCCGTCTAATGGCGACTGGCCCATACTGGCCGCCCGAGCGTCCTGGGATGAAGGCATCTCCTGGGAGACCGGCGTGTACAAGTTTTACCGCGACGGCCGCGACCGCGGGCCGCTCTATAAGCATTTTGGAGGCACCTCCAGTTCCACCCCCCTGGTGGCGGGCGTTTGCGCCCTTATTCTCAGCGCCAACCCCAATCTTACCGCCCGCGAGGTAAAAGAAATCCTGCAATCTACTGCCGATAAGATCGGCGCGCCCTCCGAATACAACGGGGGACATTCCTCCAAGTACGGCTACGGGCGCATCAACGCCGACCGGGCGGTGGCCGAAGCCCTGCGCCGGCAGGAAAAACAACCCGTGCCGGCGGAAGTGGAAGAAAAGGTCTCCTCCGGGCAGGGCTTGTTCCGCTTCAGCGTTCAGCGCCATCCTGCCAGCGGATGGGGCGTACAGGCCGGGGTGTACAAAGACTATGGCAACGTGCTGATCCAGGCGGAAAAACTACAGAGCCAGTTCAACCAGCCTATTATCGTCAATATCAACGAACTGGGAGGACAAACGGTATACAAGGTCATCCTCGGGGCATTTGCCTCCCTGGCCGAGGCTAAACAGCTGCACGAAAAAGTGAAAGCGGCCGGCATCAGTTCCTTCCCGACGGATTTGTCGAAGCTGGGGTGA
- a CDS encoding caspase family protein, which produces MKKMKQLLFSICLLLSILARPLGLAGQGNGTLHLILSIDEYNEDIRKGCIEDREYLSSIFEWIAEDAGMSYRPYNVGFSPGDVYGFMDEFTCGPNDAVIFFYSGHGFREEDDNVIWPFLYYCEKNEQAGINGSLQDCGVPLDWIHQMLISKHPRMSLTIGNSCNEVPGNEQANQMAQGLKKQKTDQPGENSFSHLELLTRFKGHIIASGASPGQFSYTTDDDGSYFVNGLVDVLVEDLFIAEQPTSWASILKKTRDIVQQQKPDQRPQFLIVKDNKKLLFSEGAENFQYKPSYEQMGLEVPDISDEDEFDYEDDADNWEVDGLDDEDYGEEWESDYDE; this is translated from the coding sequence ATGAAAAAGATGAAACAGTTGCTATTTTCAATTTGCCTGCTGCTTTCCATCCTGGCGCGGCCTTTGGGGCTGGCAGGGCAGGGCAACGGCACCCTCCACCTGATCCTCAGCATCGACGAATACAATGAAGACATCAGGAAAGGGTGCATAGAAGACCGCGAATACCTTTCCTCTATTTTCGAATGGATCGCCGAGGATGCCGGCATGTCATACCGGCCTTACAACGTTGGTTTCAGCCCGGGGGATGTCTATGGCTTTATGGACGAATTTACCTGCGGGCCCAACGACGCCGTCATATTTTTTTACTCGGGCCATGGCTTCCGGGAAGAAGACGACAATGTGATCTGGCCGTTTTTGTACTACTGCGAGAAAAACGAGCAGGCGGGCATAAACGGCAGCCTGCAGGATTGCGGCGTGCCTCTGGACTGGATTCACCAGATGCTGATCAGCAAACACCCGCGCATGTCCCTCACGATCGGCAACAGTTGCAACGAGGTGCCCGGCAATGAGCAGGCCAACCAAATGGCCCAGGGGCTTAAAAAACAAAAAACGGACCAACCCGGGGAGAACAGCTTTTCCCATTTGGAGTTGCTGACCCGGTTTAAAGGCCACATCATCGCCTCCGGCGCTTCTCCCGGACAGTTTTCCTACACCACCGACGACGACGGCTCTTATTTTGTCAACGGCCTGGTCGATGTGCTTGTCGAGGATTTGTTTATTGCCGAGCAGCCCACCTCCTGGGCCAGCATCCTGAAAAAAACCAGGGATATCGTGCAGCAGCAAAAACCGGATCAGCGCCCCCAGTTCCTGATCGTAAAAGACAATAAAAAGCTGTTGTTCTCCGAAGGAGCAGAGAATTTCCAGTACAAGCCATCCTATGAGCAGATGGGCCTGGAAGTGCCGGACATCAGCGACGAAGACGAATTCGATTACGAGGATGACGCTGACAACTGGGAGGTCGACGGCCTTGATGATGAGGATTATGGGGAAGAATGGGAGTCGGACTACGATGAATGA
- a CDS encoding tetratricopeptide repeat protein produces MKYTLLILILGLFFHFSANAQGRPTVANRSQKFSGGGMAMVKKKTNPKDKKMGLGGARRPETIENEEVGEAFNTLEEGNWAEAIDQLDDYSDSDPDAAYGLGVAYYQSGDVEKAIGVLEQNAENTDALYELGVIYSEQGDYDKAEEKFLELLTIDPEDEFAWYELGYLYLETGYYEDAFECFNNVLLIDSSDPDAPYELARIYAISGDVDGALRALNQAFQNGFDDLEFVQEDPDLETVTSTDGFAELVDHYFRD; encoded by the coding sequence ATGAAATACACACTGCTCATTTTAATACTGGGCTTGTTCTTCCATTTCAGCGCAAATGCCCAGGGTAGGCCAACAGTCGCCAACCGGTCTCAAAAATTTTCCGGCGGCGGCATGGCCATGGTCAAGAAAAAGACCAACCCCAAAGACAAGAAAATGGGGCTGGGAGGCGCCCGGCGCCCTGAAACCATCGAGAACGAAGAGGTCGGCGAAGCTTTCAACACCCTGGAGGAAGGCAACTGGGCGGAAGCTATCGATCAACTGGACGACTACTCCGACAGCGACCCCGACGCCGCCTACGGCCTGGGAGTTGCGTATTATCAGAGCGGCGATGTCGAAAAAGCCATTGGCGTTCTGGAGCAAAATGCTGAAAACACCGACGCCCTCTATGAATTGGGGGTAATCTACTCAGAACAAGGCGACTATGACAAAGCGGAGGAAAAGTTCCTCGAATTGCTGACGATCGACCCGGAAGACGAGTTTGCCTGGTACGAGCTGGGCTACCTCTACCTGGAAACCGGATATTATGAGGATGCCTTCGAGTGCTTTAACAACGTATTGCTCATCGACTCCTCCGACCCGGATGCCCCGTACGAGCTGGCCCGCATTTATGCGATCTCCGGCGATGTGGACGGTGCCTTGAGGGCCCTGAACCAGGCGTTCCAGAATGGGTTCGACGACCTCGAATTCGTTCAGGAAGACCCCGACCTGGAGACTGTAACGAGTACGGATGGGTTCGCTGAATTAGTCGACCACTATTTTAGGGACTAA
- a CDS encoding Na(+)-translocating NADH-quinone reductase subunit A, which translates to MNNTTSKAILTIVAVLSASAAWAQAGSNSSGYETYFIYGLIAVAVLVFFMIILQVSDNLMVIEAKQSGAAGNGANFSLFPNWKELFAPRLPEYLEGKPLAFLRRGHNINLEGEAEKMLDESVKARTFAMQPPNFIGISPIPKVEVEVGDEVKAGDHLFYDKKRPEVKYVAPVSGEVIAINRGAKRSISEVVILADKEIKYRKLDAFSLEGSSREELVSYLLDTGVWPLIRQRPYGVVPDHNEAPRDIFISTFDTAPLAPNLNFVIEGQEEAFQKGLDVLNKLTDGKVYLGLDGRGKEKPHAAFTEAKGVEIHYFHGKHPAGNVGIQIHHTRPIGGGDKVWTLGVQEVATIGRIFTEQRFNAERVVVLAGAELKQPRYVRTYIGANVGDLIKDNLANDHVRLISGDVLSGMKKTAEGFLNVYDDQLTVVLEGDDYELFGWLIPSLNTPSISPTLPSALLPNIKKRAETNTHGEKRAFVVTGSYESVLPMDIYPQELMKSILVGDFEKIEGMGIYELSEEDVALCEFVCVSKQPVQQILRQGLDMMREQA; encoded by the coding sequence ATGAATAATACAACGAGCAAGGCGATCTTAACTATTGTTGCCGTGCTTTCAGCCAGCGCCGCCTGGGCGCAGGCCGGGAGTAACAGCTCAGGATATGAAACCTATTTCATCTATGGCCTGATCGCCGTAGCGGTCCTGGTGTTCTTTATGATCATCCTGCAGGTTTCCGACAACCTGATGGTCATCGAGGCCAAGCAGTCGGGCGCAGCGGGCAACGGAGCCAACTTTTCCCTGTTTCCCAACTGGAAGGAGCTTTTTGCCCCCCGCCTGCCGGAATACCTCGAGGGCAAACCGTTGGCCTTCCTGCGCCGCGGGCACAACATCAACCTGGAAGGGGAAGCGGAAAAAATGCTGGACGAATCCGTGAAAGCAAGGACGTTTGCCATGCAGCCCCCCAATTTCATCGGCATTTCCCCAATCCCCAAGGTGGAGGTGGAAGTTGGCGATGAGGTCAAAGCCGGCGATCATCTCTTTTACGACAAGAAGCGGCCCGAAGTCAAGTACGTCGCGCCGGTAAGCGGAGAAGTCATCGCCATCAACCGGGGCGCCAAGCGTTCCATTTCGGAGGTTGTCATCCTGGCTGACAAGGAGATCAAGTACCGCAAGCTGGACGCCTTCAGCCTGGAAGGCAGCAGCCGGGAAGAGCTGGTCAGCTACCTGCTCGATACGGGCGTTTGGCCACTTATCCGGCAGCGCCCCTATGGCGTGGTTCCGGATCACAACGAGGCGCCCCGCGATATTTTCATTTCAACTTTCGATACCGCTCCGCTGGCCCCCAACCTCAATTTCGTGATCGAGGGCCAGGAAGAGGCTTTTCAGAAGGGCCTCGACGTACTCAACAAACTGACCGACGGCAAGGTCTACCTCGGCCTGGACGGGCGCGGCAAAGAAAAGCCTCATGCGGCGTTTACGGAGGCCAAAGGGGTGGAAATCCATTACTTCCACGGCAAGCACCCCGCCGGCAACGTCGGCATACAGATTCATCATACTCGGCCTATCGGGGGAGGCGACAAAGTCTGGACGCTAGGCGTACAGGAAGTGGCCACGATCGGCAGAATCTTTACGGAGCAACGCTTCAACGCGGAGCGGGTGGTCGTCCTGGCGGGCGCCGAACTCAAGCAGCCCCGGTACGTGCGCACTTACATTGGGGCCAATGTGGGCGACCTGATAAAGGACAACCTGGCCAACGACCATGTTCGGCTGATTTCCGGCGACGTGCTTTCCGGCATGAAAAAAACAGCAGAAGGCTTCCTGAATGTTTACGACGACCAGTTGACCGTGGTCCTGGAAGGCGATGACTACGAGCTCTTCGGCTGGCTGATCCCGTCGCTGAACACGCCCAGTATATCGCCGACGCTTCCCTCTGCCCTGCTCCCCAATATCAAAAAGCGGGCGGAGACCAATACCCACGGGGAAAAGCGCGCCTTTGTCGTAACCGGCAGCTATGAATCGGTGTTGCCCATGGACATTTACCCCCAGGAACTGATGAAGTCTATCCTCGTGGGCGATTTCGAAAAGATCGAAGGCATGGGCATCTACGAACTGAGCGAGGAAGACGTAGCCCTATGCGAGTTCGTCTGCGTTTCCAAGCAACCGGTTCAGCAAATCCTGCGCCAGGGCCTCGACATGATGCGCGAACAAGCATAA
- a CDS encoding NADH:ubiquinone reductase (Na(+)-transporting) subunit B: MKKALLNFLHRIEPDKKKSPFLHTVYDGFFTFAFTPNTVTKDGVHIRDGMDLKRQMVQVVLALQILYLFGTYNIGHQHFVALGEYTGFLQGVHLKLIYGLILIIPIFIVTHVVGLGIEFFYAYKKGHGIEEGFLVSGALIPLIMPPDIPLWILTLAIIFAVVIGKEAFGGTGMNILNIALLARVFIFFAYPTDISGDEVWVAGLSSLAPGAAADYGWIHLHVFNPLFEALNLPGYNPASAVVDGYTGATPLSLAFHSGWEHVTDVYSESQMLWGTIPGSIGETSKPLIILGALYLAFTKIADWRIMFSMVVGAAVMAVLLNFWGATAFMQVPWYYQFYMGSFWFAMAFMATDPVTASATPTGKWVYGFLIGFVGMIIRVLNPAYPEGWMLAILFMNVFAPLIDHYVVQANVNRRLKKARAIASA, translated from the coding sequence ATGAAAAAAGCATTATTGAATTTTCTCCATAGAATAGAACCGGACAAGAAAAAGTCTCCTTTTCTGCACACGGTTTACGATGGGTTTTTCACATTTGCCTTTACGCCCAACACAGTGACCAAAGACGGAGTGCATATCCGCGACGGCATGGACCTCAAGCGCCAGATGGTGCAGGTGGTGCTGGCCCTGCAGATTCTTTACCTGTTCGGCACGTACAACATCGGCCATCAGCATTTTGTAGCCCTCGGCGAGTACACCGGGTTCCTGCAGGGCGTTCACCTCAAGCTGATCTATGGCCTGATCCTGATTATCCCGATTTTCATAGTTACGCACGTGGTGGGCCTGGGCATAGAATTCTTCTACGCCTATAAGAAAGGGCATGGCATCGAGGAAGGCTTCCTCGTTTCGGGCGCCCTCATCCCTCTGATCATGCCGCCGGATATTCCGCTGTGGATACTGACCCTTGCCATCATCTTTGCCGTAGTGATCGGGAAGGAAGCTTTTGGCGGCACGGGTATGAACATTCTCAACATCGCCCTGCTGGCCCGGGTATTCATCTTTTTTGCTTATCCGACCGATATTTCCGGCGATGAAGTTTGGGTGGCCGGCTTGTCAAGCCTGGCGCCCGGAGCCGCAGCCGACTACGGATGGATACACCTGCATGTCTTCAACCCGCTGTTTGAGGCGCTCAACCTTCCGGGCTATAACCCGGCTTCGGCAGTCGTGGACGGGTACACCGGCGCTACTCCGTTAAGCCTGGCTTTCCACAGTGGCTGGGAACACGTTACGGATGTCTATTCGGAGTCCCAGATGTTGTGGGGAACCATACCAGGGTCTATCGGCGAAACGTCCAAGCCGCTCATCATTCTCGGCGCGCTCTATCTGGCCTTCACTAAGATCGCCGACTGGCGCATCATGTTCTCCATGGTGGTGGGCGCTGCGGTCATGGCCGTGTTGCTCAACTTTTGGGGCGCTACGGCTTTCATGCAGGTGCCCTGGTACTACCAGTTTTACATGGGAAGCTTCTGGTTCGCGATGGCCTTTATGGCTACCGACCCGGTAACGGCGAGCGCAACGCCCACCGGCAAGTGGGTGTATGGCTTCCTGATCGGCTTCGTCGGCATGATCATCCGGGTGCTCAACCCCGCCTATCCGGAAGGCTGGATGCTGGCCATTCTGTTTATGAATGTGTTCGCTCCCCTGATCGACCACTACGTCGTGCAGGCGAACGTGAACCGGAGGCTCAAAAAGGCCAGGGCAATAGCCTCCGCCTAG